Genomic segment of Candidatus Binatus sp.:
GGGGCGCGGCTATCCGGGCTGGCATATCGAGTGCTCGGCGATGGCGATGAAATACCTGGGCGAGACGATCGACATCCACACCGGCGGCATCGATCACATCCCGGTGCATCACGAGAACGAGATCGCGCAATCCGAAAGCGCGACGCACAAGCCGTTCGCGCGGTACTTCGTGCACAACGCGTTCCTGGTCGGCAGAGAGGGAGCCAAGATCAGCAAGAGCGCGGGCAAGTTCCCGCTGCTGAGCGATCTTGGGCCGGCGGGGATCGATCCGCAGGCGTTTAGGATTTTCTGTTACGGCGCGAAGTACCGTTCCGAAATTGCATTCAACGACGATGCGATCCGTGCGGCGCAGAGCAATCTCGATTATTTTCGGGAGTTCGCGCGCAGCGTGCCGGAAGACGCGGCGGCGGACGGGGTTGAGGCGGCGGGATGGGCGGCGGAATACTACGAGCGCTTCCATGGCGCGATCAACAACGACCTGAACACGCCGCAAGCGATCGCGGTGGCCCTGGAACTGATCGCGGAATCATACCGGCGCAAGGATTTCCGGGCGTGGCCGACCCTGCGGGCGCTCGACACGGTGCTGGGACTCGACCTGGAAAAGCATCGCGAGTCGGCGCACGCGGGCTCGATCGCAGCGGACGTGCAACAATTGATCGACAACCGAACGGCGGCGCGCAAGGCGAAAGACTTTCAACTCGCCGATGAACTGCGCAAGGAAATCGAGCGGCGCGGCTACGAGGTCAAGGATAATCGCGACGGCACGGCGAGCTATCAGCAGCGTCGCGCCTGAGGCAGGGGTGACCCCTGCACCCAAGATTAAAACAAATCGGCACCGCCGCGGGATGCGGGCGGAGTTTACCCTGAGAGAAGTCGAAGGGCCGTGTTAGAAGTATGAGTGAGGAGAGAAGAAATCCGGCATTGGGTGAAGGGTCGGGCACTTGGTGGGGGATTTCGGGCCGCAGGTTTGCCTTGAATGGTTGCGCGAAAGTCTCTTAGAATCGCGCCTTGACGAGTCAAATCGTCCGCCCAGAAGGAAGCGATGGGGATTGAGTTAAAGAAGTTCGACACCAGGCTGCAGGCCGAAGGACCCGAGGTACGCCATCTCGATCCGGCTGCGGCGCCGTTTTACCTGCCGATCGACGACGAAGTGGAAATCTTCACCGCCGCGTACAGAGCCCGCCTGCCCGTGCTGCTCAAAGGACCGACCGGGTGCGGCAAGACGCGCTTCGTCGAGCACATGGCGCATCAACTGTCCTCGCTGGCCGACGGGCCCAATGAGCTGATAACAGTTGCGTGTCACGAGGATCTGACCGGCAGCGACCTGGTGGGCCGCTTCCTGATCCAGGCCGACGAGACGGTGTGGGTTGACGGTCCGCTGACGCAGGCGGTGCGGCGCGGCGCGATTTGTTACCTGGATGAAGTGGTGGAAGCGCGCAAGGACACGACGGTGCTGATTCATCCGCTGTCGGATCACCGGCGGATTCTGCCGATCGAAAAGCGCGGCGAGACGATCGTGGCGCACAACGGATTTCTGCTGGTGATTTCGTACAATCCGGGCTACCAGAGCATCCAGAAAAACCTGAAGCATTCGACGCGCCAGCGCTTCGTGACGATCGAGTTCACGTATCCGCCGGCGGACAAGGAAGTCGAGATTATCGCGCACGAGGCGGGGGTCGAACAGGATATCGCGCAGCAGCTCGCGGTGCTGGGCGAGAAGGTGCGTCATCTGAAGGCGTCGGGATTGGAGGAGGGCGTTTCGACGCGCCTGTTGATCTAC
This window contains:
- the cysS gene encoding cysteine--tRNA ligase, which produces MKPFYIFNSLTRAVEEFQALRPPEVTLYSCGPTVYLPQHLGNLRAYVFVDSLRRALEFNGYRVRHVMNVTDVGHMTGDVDDGEDKVEKTARAQGKSPLEVANYYFEQFRRDCAALNLEPPQVWSRATDHIGDMIALSARIIDAGFAYVTRSGVYFDLEKYRGNHRAGRLARQSLDEQSATQRLEHSADKHSPHDFALWVLDQPGHLMQWESPWGRGYPGWHIECSAMAMKYLGETIDIHTGGIDHIPVHHENEIAQSESATHKPFARYFVHNAFLVGREGAKISKSAGKFPLLSDLGPAGIDPQAFRIFCYGAKYRSEIAFNDDAIRAAQSNLDYFREFARSVPEDAAADGVEAAGWAAEYYERFHGAINNDLNTPQAIAVALELIAESYRRKDFRAWPTLRALDTVLGLDLEKHRESAHAGSIAADVQQLIDNRTAARKAKDFQLADELRKEIERRGYEVKDNRDGTASYQQRRA
- a CDS encoding CbbQ/NirQ/NorQ/GpvN family protein, producing MGIELKKFDTRLQAEGPEVRHLDPAAAPFYLPIDDEVEIFTAAYRARLPVLLKGPTGCGKTRFVEHMAHQLSSLADGPNELITVACHEDLTGSDLVGRFLIQADETVWVDGPLTQAVRRGAICYLDEVVEARKDTTVLIHPLSDHRRILPIEKRGETIVAHNGFLLVISYNPGYQSIQKNLKHSTRQRFVTIEFTYPPADKEVEIIAHEAGVEQDIAQQLAVLGEKVRHLKASGLEEGVSTRLLIYAGELIQQGIAPRRAATVAVTWSLTDEADSKRAIDEVVKAIFP